In Pyrus communis chromosome 8, drPyrComm1.1, whole genome shotgun sequence, one genomic interval encodes:
- the LOC137742624 gene encoding uncharacterized protein isoform X1, whose amino-acid sequence MLQTQHLLLSNFPIFLSHPQTHFLSPPNLSPFPLTFLHKTTSLCPVSAHSRAGPEQWLAEAPEPTTATPYTPLEFAPDGPEELPPSSSPVFATNDDPSSLQVATSVLLTGAITVFLFRSLRRRAKRAKELKYRSSGVKKSLKDEALDSLKALSTGSVEAKGPPSPVQALLGGISAGVIALILYKFTTTIEASLNRQTISDNFSVRQITITIRTIINGLCYLATFVFGINAVGLVLYAGQLAINSIMEDINEDTQTQGTEQSGSLNSTVESPANSGENSNKDNQSSDGTQ is encoded by the exons ATGTTGCAGACCCAACACCTTCTCCTTTCCAATTTCcccatctttctctctcatccccAAACCCACTTTCTCTCACCTCCCAATCTCTCACCTTTTCCTCTTACTTTTCTCCACAAAACCACCAGTCTCTGCCCTGTCTCAGCCCATTCCAGAGCCGGACCCGAACAATGGCTAGCCGAAGCTCCAGAACCCACCACCGCAACTCCATACACTCCCTTAGAATTTGCTCCAGACGGTCCCGAAGAATTGCCACCGTCTTCTTCTCCAGTGTTTGCCACCAATGATGACCCTTCATCTCTCCAAGTGGCCACCAGTGTTCTTCTCACAGGAGCCATCACTGTCTTCCTCTTTCGCTCGCTGCGACGCCGTGCCAAGCGTGCTAAAGAACTG AAATATAGGTCATCTGGAGTGAAGAAGTCATTGAAGGATGAGGCTTTGGATAGCCTGAAAGCACTGTCTACAGGTTCTGTTGAAGCAAAAGGTCCACCGTCACCTGTTCAGGCATTGTTGGGTGGAATATCAGCTGGCGTCATTGCGCTTATTCTTTATAAGTTCACTACTACAATTGAAGCATCTCTCAACCGCCAAACTATTTCTGATAATTTTTCG GTTCGTCAGATTACAATAACCATAAG GACCATTATAAATGGGTTGTGCTACCTTGCAACATTTGTGTTCGGCATCAATGCTGTgggtttagtcctttatgctggTCAGCTCGCCATCAACTCTATCATGGAAGATATAAATGAAGACACTCAGACTCAAGGTACGGAGCAGTCAGGCTCACTGAATTCAACGGTTGAAAGCCCCGCAAATAGTGGTGAGAACAGCAATAAGGATAATCAAAGTTCAGATGGAACACAATAG
- the LOC137742624 gene encoding uncharacterized protein isoform X2, which yields MMTLHLSKWPPVFFSQEPSLSSSFARCDAVPSVLKNWSSGVKKSLKDEALDSLKALSTGSVEAKGPPSPVQALLGGISAGVIALILYKFTTTIEASLNRQTISDNFSVRQITITIRTIINGLCYLATFVFGINAVGLVLYAGQLAINSIMEDINEDTQTQGTEQSGSLNSTVESPANSGENSNKDNQSSDGTQ from the exons ATGATGACCCTTCATCTCTCCAAGTGGCCACCAGTGTTCTTCTCACAGGAGCCATCACTGTCTTCCTCTTTCGCTCGCTGCGACGCCGTGCCAAGCGTGCTAAAGAACTG GTCATCTGGAGTGAAGAAGTCATTGAAGGATGAGGCTTTGGATAGCCTGAAAGCACTGTCTACAGGTTCTGTTGAAGCAAAAGGTCCACCGTCACCTGTTCAGGCATTGTTGGGTGGAATATCAGCTGGCGTCATTGCGCTTATTCTTTATAAGTTCACTACTACAATTGAAGCATCTCTCAACCGCCAAACTATTTCTGATAATTTTTCG GTTCGTCAGATTACAATAACCATAAG GACCATTATAAATGGGTTGTGCTACCTTGCAACATTTGTGTTCGGCATCAATGCTGTgggtttagtcctttatgctggTCAGCTCGCCATCAACTCTATCATGGAAGATATAAATGAAGACACTCAGACTCAAGGTACGGAGCAGTCAGGCTCACTGAATTCAACGGTTGAAAGCCCCGCAAATAGTGGTGAGAACAGCAATAAGGATAATCAAAGTTCAGATGGAACACAATAG
- the LOC137741931 gene encoding uncharacterized protein: protein MEPIGDDPNEQSASRKEDNVEEANDLLEECWYFDNLLNRKQKMLRCFSDPHSNSSGFGQGMSVKANKATEGNGFAGPNLVRTPSLPLHIGRQETVQVKQSGGKSSVSKLTRETSHQKMLQTPTQPSVCIGRRTGVQDRESDIRRSRVNGQPGLMTQCSTIPRYKPPKNTVGESNMSSTDGIKEMRLRCPNQLTTRKSLSDLEIEELQGFKDLGFTFDTKELSPNVVNILPGLQEKKRSEDLNLIHVRRPYLSEVWLAQSCAAPPPPNLGATRSTEDIKAQIKFWARSVASNVR from the exons ATGGAGCCAATTGGTGATGACCCAAATGAGCAATCTGCAAGTAGGAAAGAAGACAATGTGGAAGAAGCCAATGATCTCTTGGAAGAGTGTTGGTATTTTGATAACTTGCTCAACAGGAAACAGAAGATGCTAAGATGTTTTTCTGATCCTCATAGCAACTCATCAGGTTTTGGTCAAGGAATGTCAGTGAAGGCGAATAAGGCCACAGAAGGCAATGGATTTGCCGGTCCAAATTTGGTTCGGACACCGTCGTTGCCTCTTCATATAGGGAGGCAGGAGACTGTTCAAGTGAAGCAAAGTGGTGGTAAGAGTAGTGTGAGCAAATTGACAAGGGAAACGTCGCATCAGAAAATGCTGCAGACACCAACCCAACCGTCGGTTTGTATTGGGAGGAGGACAGGAGTTCAGGATAGAGAAAGTGATATCAGAAGAAGTAGAGTAAATGGGCAACCG GGGCTCATGACACAATGTTCTACCATTCCAAGATATAAACCCCCCAAAAACACAGTAGGGGAAAGCAACATGAGTAGTACAGATGGGATTAAGGAAATGAGACTACGGTGCCCTAATCAACTGACGACGAGAAAGAGCCTAAGTGATCTTGAAATTGAAGAACTGCAAGGGTTCAAGGACTTGGGGTTCACATTTGACACGAAAGAGTTGAGCCCTAATGTGGTGAACATACTTCCCGGTCTGCAGGAAAAGAAGAGGAGTGAAGATTTGAACTTGATACATGTTAGGAGGCCTTATCTTTCCGAGGTGTGGTTGGCGCAAAGCTGCGCAGCCCCGCCACCTCCAAATTTGGGTGCAACTAGGTCTACTGAAGATATAAAGGCACAAATCAAGTTCTGGGCTAGATCTGTGGCTTCTAATGTGCGctag
- the LOC137741484 gene encoding UDP-glycosyltransferase 79B9-like, with amino-acid sequence MSSSSHIAMFPWFAMGHMTPFLHLSNELAARGHKITFLLPKKAQIQLQHLNLHPHLITFHPVTVPHIEGLPDKTEFVSEIPLSLSHFLTLAIDRTRDQIQDFLKTSVADCKVDMIFFDSAHWIPEIARGLGIKSIFYGVICAAAYALSLVPICNYVTKDACMAPMTMTEEQQHKPPPGYPSSTVVLTRSHEVRSLMTSRSCGVGIRVNQRLITGFRAIKECDAFCLRTCREFEGDFCDYLEAQFQKPVLLTGPVLSLEKGPTLLEDRWADWFAGFEAGSVVFCTFGSQWAFEKDQFQELVLGFELTGLPFLVAVKPPLGCVTIEEALPERFEERVRGRGVVFGGWVQQPLILSHPAVGCFVHHCGYGTMWESLMSENQIVLVPQLVDQILGAKLLAKELKVAVEVEREEDGWFSRESLSKAVKSVMDKGSEVGVMVKKNHAKCREIISEPGFMSGYVDRFVDNLKEHV; translated from the coding sequence ATGAGCTCTAGTTCTCACATAGCCATGTTCCCATGGTTTGCAATGGGACACATGACTCCATTCCTCCACCTCTCTAACGAACTGGCCGCTAGAGGCCATAAAATCACTTTCTTGTTGCCCAAGAAAGCTCAAATTCAGCTCCAACATCTCAATCTCCACCCACACCTCATCACCTTCCATCCAGTCACCGTCCCTCACATTGAAGGCCTCCCGGACAAGACTGAGTTTGTCTCCGAAATCCCGCTATCTTTGAGCCATTTTCTCACCCTTGCCATAGACCGCACCCGTGACCAAATACAGGATTTTCTGAAAACAAGTGTTGCTGACTGTAAAGTCGACATGATTTTCTTTGACAGTGCCCATTGGATACCAGAGATCGCAAGAGGGCTCGGCATTAAATCCATTTTCTATGGTGTCATTTGCGCGGCGGCATACGCACTTTCTCTAGTTCCGATATGTAATTACGTGACCAAAGATGCATGCATGGCGCCCATGACAATGACAGAAGAACAACAACATAAACCACCTCCTGGGTACCCATCGTCAACTGTGGTATTGACGCGTAGCCATGAAGTTAGGTCCTTGATGACATCAAGATCGTGTGGGGTTGGGATTAGAGTTAACCAGAGGCTTATCACAGGATTCAGAGCCATCAAAGAATGTGACGCCTTCTGCCTTAGAACGTGCAGAGAGTTCGAAGGCGACTTTTGCGATTACTTGGAAGCACAGTTTCAAAAGCCGGTGCTGTTAACTGGACCCGTATTGAGCCTGGAAAAAGGACCAACGTTATTAGAAGACAGGTGGGCTGATTGGTTTGCGGGGTTTGAAGCCGGGTCGGTGGTATTTTGTACATTTGGGAGCCAGTGGGCATTCGAAAAAGACCAATTCCAAGAGCTTGTGTTAGGGTTTGAGCTAACTGGGTTGCCATTTTTGGTAGCTGTGAAACCGCCATTGGGTTGTGTGACAATTGAAGAGGCATTGCCCGAGAGGTTTGAAGAGAGGGTTAGAGGGAGAGGGGTGGTGTTTGGGGGCTGGGTGCAACAGCCTTTGATCTTGAGCCACCCAGCAGTTGGATGCTTTGTGCACCACTGTGGGTATGGGACAATGTGGGAGTCTTTGATGAGTGAGAATCAGATTGTGCTGGTCCCACAATTGGTGGACCAGATCTTGGGAGCCAAGTTGCTGGCCAAAGAGCTCAAGGTTGCAGTGGAggtagagagagaagaagatgggtGGTTTTCAAGGGAGAGTTTGAGCAAAGCTGTTAAAAGTGTGATGGATAAAGGGAGTGAGGTGGGTGTTATGGTGAAGAAGAACCATGCAAAGTGTAGGGAAATAATATCGGAGCCAGGGTTTATGAGTGGCTACGTTGATAGGTTTGTTGACAATCTGAAAGAGCACGTTTAA